Proteins encoded by one window of Primulina huaijiensis isolate GDHJ02 chromosome 1, ASM1229523v2, whole genome shotgun sequence:
- the LOC140980176 gene encoding disease resistance RPP13-like protein 4: MQTRNQEIDAIEDHLREQDVTPSENEATARHASSPNNIPAQSIATGTPEKVPNQDTATKDADFHPPVNEISPDEKVNTVKRSSSLPTGSGNDADSHPKKSSRWKTFRLLFPLFKRRKDSSPKPSGVSPTTKSETSTTSSSEDKALPNLIAADLESVDKEILALKEYNDRLIGLNKDAREEFSQKKGNHSELRKSMIKLKLLIPSQSNVDSDAFKDLQSRLKARESIPPDLLEKMPRLHKNDIFYCSPEMKDFEVLYKRLESSKLRICLLCFSIFPGNETIRKRLMTRWWVAEGLSSEEEAEQHFRKLREEGFIVPVNNNRSPFVGRYRMHTLYQSMLKILAEKAKFFNFDEKGEPTQNYKNTFQACLVGEGLLSYDDMKNGSMTVDDLEKIHLVMNVNEPILDFKPNWFSMMKNVNVLYLGRWQASDAAHIEVEETDFFDGLKNINSIKFLSLQGISNIIKLTESILTLKRLEFLDTRACHNLEEIPSRIGSLTCLTHLDISECYLLDHMPKSLSELKNLRVFKGFVVKGRNSKNSCTLADLKELKNLTKLCIYTTWNHFPDETNVRCLKGMTKLLKLTIAWGGEALKSEIGGDTSNPSEVGGETPKAKIEGGTSNPSEAGEDASKGKKASKLPSQLTKLDLKCFPLKATPSWLDIANLENLRKLYIRGGRFSDLGQYQCTDSSDTSPHKKDVWKVKVLRLKYLSNLEMEWRQLHELFPDLMYLEKISCPKLTLFNCGARGVWINPTKLKAWEKEVQLMQPQTIKPSAG; this comes from the coding sequence ATGCAaaccagaaatcaagaaattgaTGCCATTGAAGATCATCTCCGTGAGCAAGATGTCACGCCATCTGAAAACGAAGCCACCGCTAGACATGCATCTTCTCCAAACAATATTCCTGCGCAATCAATAGCAACCGGCACACCAGAAAAGGTCCCAAACCAGGATACTGCGACGAAGGATGCTGATTTCCATCCCCCTGTCAATGAAATCTCTCCAGATGAAAAAGTGAACACGGTAAAACGCTCTTCTTCCCTCCCAACTGGCTCCGGCAATGATGCTGATTCCCATCCAAAGAAAAGCTCACGTTGGAAAACGTTTCGTCTTCTCTTTCCCctttttaaaagaagaaaagacTCATCGCCCAAACCATCAGGTGTCAGCCCAACCACCAAATCTGAGACTTCTACGACAAGTTCGTCTGAAGATAAAGCTCTTCCAAACTTGATAGCAGCAGATCTTGAGTCTGTCGATAAGGAAATATTAGCGCTGAAAGAGTACAACGATCGCCTGATTGGTCTAAATAAAGACGCTAGAGAAGAGTTCTCACAGAAAAAAGGCAATCATAGTGAGTTGAGAAAGTCTATGATCAAACTGAAGCTTCTGATTCCTTCGCAGTCAAATGTTGATTCAGATGCGTTTAAAGATTTGCAATCACGACTCAAGGCCAGGGAAAGCATTCCACCAGATTTGCTTGAAAAAATGCCTCGGTTGCACAAGAATGATATCTTTTACTGCAGTCCAGAGATGAAAGATTTCGAAGTTCTTTACAAAAGGCTCGAGTCCTCAAAGTTGAGGATTTGTTTGTTATGTTTTTCTATTTTCCCTGGAAATGAAACGATCCGGAAGAGATTAATGACGCGGTGGTGGGTTGCTGAAGGCCTTTCAAGTGAAGAGGAAGCCGAGCAACACTTTCGTAAATTGAGGGAAGAGGGGTTCATTGTTCCCGTCAATAACAACAGAAGCCCTTTTGTTGGGCGTTATCGAATGCATACCCTTTATCAATCTATGCTGAAAATTCTCGCTGAGAAGGCCAAATTCTTTAATTTTGATGAAAAAGGAGAGCCAActcaaaattacaaaaacacTTTTCAGGCCTGCTTGGTGGGGGAAGGATTGCTTTCGTATGACGATATGAAAAATGGATCAATGACCGTTGATGATTTGGAGAAAATTCATCTGGTGAtgaatgtaaatgaaccaaTTCTTGATTTCAAACCTAATTGGTTTTCCATGATGAAAAACGTGAATGTGTTGTACTTGGGTAGGTGGCAGGCATCAGATGCGGCTCACATTGAAGTCGAGGAGACCGACTTCTTCGATGGATTGAAGAATATAAATTCCATCAAGTTTTTAAGCCTTCAAGGAATTTCGAATATCATAAAACTTACTGAATCCATCTTGACTCTGAAAAGACTCGAGTTCTTGGATACAAGAGCCTGCCACAACCTTGAGGAAATTCCATCACGAATAGGATCCCTTACATGCCTAACACATTTGGATATTTCCGAGTGTTATTTGCTGGATCACATGCCCAAGAGTCTTTCAGAGCTAAAAAATCTGAGGGTATTTAAGGGGTTTGTTGTCAAAGGGAGAAACTCCAAAAACTCGTGCACCCTTGCTGATTTGAAGGAGCTgaaaaacttaaccaaattgtGCATCTACACTACTTGGAACCATTTCCCTGATGAAACAAATGTCAGATGTTTGAAAGGTATGACTAAACTTCTCAAGCTAACTATTGCTTGGGGAGGAGAAGCCTTAAAATCAGAAATAGGAGGCGACACCTCCAACCCTTCAGAAGTTGGAGGAGAAACCCCAAAAGCAAAAATAGAAGGTGGCACCTCCAACCCTTCAGAAGCTGGAGAAGACGcatcaaaaggaaaaaaagcCTCCAAACTTCCTTCCCAACTGACGAAACTGGATCTCAAGTGCTTTCCACTGAAAGCCACTCCAAGTTGGCTGGATATTGCGAATTTGGAGAACTTGAGGAAACTCTACATCAGAGGTGGGAGATTTTCTGATTTAGGTCAGTATCAGTGCACTGATAGTTCAGATACATCGCCACACAAGAAGGATGTGTGGAAGGTAAAAGTGTTGCGTCTCAAGTACTTATCCAATCTAGAAATGGAGTGGAGACAACTCCATGAGCTGTTTCCTGATTTAATGTACTTGGAGAAAATCAGTTGCCCAAAGCTTACATTATTCAACTGCGGTGCACGTGGGGTGTGGATCAATCCAACAAAATTGAAGGCTTGGGAAAAGGAAGTTCAGTTGATGCAGCCACAGACAATTAAACCCAGCGCGGGCTGA
- the LOC140980187 gene encoding universal stress protein PHOS32-like — MESAATLHQPASPRFPPVTPTAGANRKIAIAVDLSDESAFAVKWSVQNYLRPGDAVILLHVRPTSVLYGADWGATDVSVESDGEKSQQQLEDDFDNFTTTKANNLAQPLLEASIPFKIHIVKDHDMKERLCLEVERLGLSAMVMGSRGFGASRRTTKGRLGSVSDYCVHHCVCPVVVVRFPDEKDGDLANATGGLVNAVDRNSSGLQPVQEEEEPVYLDASDKNEDVEKTT; from the exons ATGGAATCGGCGGCAACACTGCACCAGCCAGCCTCCCCTCGCTTTCCACCTGTCACCCCAACCGCTGGCGCCAATCGCAAGATCGCGATCGCCGTAGATCTCAGCGACGAGAGCGCCTTTGCCGTTAAGTGGTCTGTTCAGAATTACCTCCGCCCAGGCGATGCCGTCATCCTCCTGCACGTCCGACCAACCTCCGTCCTATACGGAGCCGACTGGGGCGCCACCGACGTGTCGGTCGAATCCGATGGCGAGAAATCACAGCAGCAACTCGAGGACGATTTCGATAATTTTACTACCACGAAAGCGAACAACCTGGCGCAGCCGCTGTTGGAGGCCAGTATTCCGTTCAAGATCCATATCGTGAAGGATCATGATATGAAGGAGAGGCTATGCTTGGAGGTGGAGAGGCTAGGGTTGAGTGCGATGGTTATGGGGAGTAGGGGATTTGGAGCGTCGAGGAGGACTACCAAAGGGAGACTTGGTAGTGTAAGTGATTATTGTGTGCATCACTGTGTTTGCCCCGTGGTAGTTGTGAGGTTTCCAGATGAGAAAGATGGGGATCTCGCTAATGCTACAGGAGGTCTAGTGAATGCGGTGGATAGGAACAGCTCGGGGCTGCAGCCAGTGCAGGAGGAAGAAGAACCTGTATATCTTGATGCTTCTGATAAGAATGAAG ATGTGGAGAAGACTACTTGA